One Polyangiaceae bacterium DNA window includes the following coding sequences:
- a CDS encoding metallophosphoesterase: MLVDDPSDAQLGPLVRGLSLDFPDLWVITEAARMDDAPQGAVIVLVARHEDATWLNLNRPILADRAFKVVLWCKRAVSEHLVKKAPDFFNWISRRFECPAGPPEFAVQGLQAALRARAWAVDFRGRGLDEVFAAALPKRKLIRVSASAPDEVLEKAAKEAGPAWIAWTNLFDERGVMRVRRIVNGAHRRGRNILENARGTAPEAWPVFDALMNVSQAIGALERAGLPAAGRLAAMLELEPEAITLAAEELARGVAVADIVTAIRNAADPGAALAKRAEEALALDPVQVAAYRAAPPVLRAFAMDPRVRQARAVIVGHTGATLPPLTEKIPQDADGGMEFERLLRQLLPIYAGQRRLHLSTTHKLDAGSNAIMPDGLPDMPGTVAFWFHWPDIDSYEIRQTFQDAAKDKKIAHWVVVTPYDLATFQDELPALPWRSPTISNYTWDHTWIEQLLRKCPPLLARYYPEEARAYLPGYDGTDFGTLATRYRRKLTSFHDRLKTFGIPPEARPRESRIELPLAELFIPLRLVPEKNNAESLNFARALSESKNGVVLADPGMGKSTLLAYLALVFAGGVPFPGFTPTPRTVPMHISLRDFVRRQKQQPGLSFLDYLEIDARERFGLSSMHRAFFEATLRMGEAVVLLDGLDEVGNETARHALAAYIRAFQAEYPESRFWVTSRIYGYTENVRLPETFDHYRIARLDDTQINDFVTRWYEHQIGEPQEAAAQAKSLQAAIRRTPGVKRLAGNPLLLTLMAFIHQGLRRLPKDRGELYDKCIDMLLKTWEEAKVGDGENPRSIKGLALNESTQKDYLAHLAFFIQQKNQGGEDEEARGLVSRREAVDALARRHLVRARRERPELTDIEARDEMSTFLDYVCDGTGLLLDRGNDQISFIHLSFQEYLAAWVFLCGTDLPKGPEFFLEHLGDPAWEEVLLLRLYIVLLGGGGGEAEFDQIVGAILRALERKSSPEGWLTLVRAIRDDLEFREGDRKEILRRAIGFWLQAPAFPGTWFESLEEVRLFGERTRDILRKLIAEMRIQAREPGEVIHLLRLESFLYAFPNDAVEWLQRRSDLPDLLVDLIFFFDEEPSIQPLLAKHAKQIDLVRGVGIRDWAFIYRVTVRWMVNPPSVAATEAATAVLWNRILTKSPRVAPNDSSSFNQTRLKLVESATSAWERHCKTLTNPSGLTAALVIANAAFATLFTGCEYKLPFPPDIRDPFVHFSHLLYERCISRNPETNADAIKHVLANPAPELRPLLEAVDLIKPTHAASETVRPTVTTESPAPKESPKEHVLFSWIHLSDMHFGHRNTSHQWDQKLVLDSLHRDITRLNERDIPTPECILLTGDIAFSGSTEQYADAAVWLDKVASTLAITRDRIFVVPGNHDVDRNVDRKDRNVARLIRGLRDGDDLVDDILENADDRALLASRLAAYLAFAAGYPSVQAPDPLFWAHAFVSTHGLPVRIIGLPTALLAAGDIDHGKLRLGKKPLASTLNDAHKDRELVLVLTHHPLRGGWLADQRDTDSWVQSRAHVHLFGHVHESDSEFARSGSGAGILRIAAGAVHGDVLPPGIPASHGYSVGTVIANAEGKLRLRIWPRLWSEQNKEFRVDVNNVPEGQPYAEHSLDGRLRFEASPKS, translated from the coding sequence GTGCTCGTCGACGACCCGAGCGACGCGCAGCTCGGACCGTTGGTGCGTGGCTTGTCGCTCGATTTCCCGGATCTTTGGGTGATCACCGAAGCCGCGCGGATGGACGATGCGCCGCAGGGAGCGGTCATTGTCTTGGTCGCACGCCATGAAGATGCCACATGGTTGAATTTGAATCGCCCCATTTTGGCGGATCGAGCCTTCAAGGTGGTGCTGTGGTGCAAACGAGCGGTGAGTGAGCACCTCGTCAAAAAAGCTCCGGATTTCTTCAATTGGATTTCGCGGCGTTTCGAGTGTCCTGCGGGTCCGCCTGAATTTGCGGTTCAGGGGCTGCAAGCTGCATTGCGAGCTCGAGCGTGGGCGGTGGATTTCCGTGGTCGAGGACTCGACGAGGTGTTTGCGGCAGCCTTGCCGAAACGAAAGCTGATTCGTGTGAGTGCGTCGGCGCCGGACGAAGTGCTGGAGAAAGCGGCAAAAGAAGCGGGGCCGGCGTGGATTGCGTGGACGAACCTATTTGACGAGCGGGGCGTCATGCGGGTGCGTCGGATCGTGAATGGAGCGCATCGTCGAGGGCGCAACATTTTGGAGAATGCGCGAGGGACAGCGCCCGAAGCGTGGCCGGTGTTCGATGCGTTGATGAACGTTTCCCAGGCGATTGGCGCATTGGAGCGGGCGGGGTTGCCTGCGGCTGGTCGACTGGCGGCGATGCTCGAATTGGAGCCCGAAGCGATTACATTGGCGGCCGAGGAGTTGGCGCGTGGAGTGGCGGTTGCAGATATTGTGACGGCGATTCGGAACGCGGCGGATCCGGGTGCAGCATTGGCGAAACGGGCGGAGGAAGCATTGGCGCTCGATCCGGTCCAGGTGGCAGCGTATCGCGCTGCCCCGCCAGTACTTCGTGCATTTGCGATGGATCCACGGGTGCGGCAGGCGCGAGCTGTTATAGTTGGACATACCGGTGCGACGCTACCACCGTTGACGGAAAAAATACCTCAGGATGCGGACGGAGGCATGGAGTTTGAGCGGTTATTGCGCCAACTCCTCCCGATCTACGCGGGGCAGCGCCGCCTCCATTTATCTACGACTCACAAGCTCGATGCAGGTAGCAATGCCATCATGCCGGACGGGCTTCCAGACATGCCGGGTACCGTTGCGTTTTGGTTTCATTGGCCAGACATTGACTCATACGAAATACGTCAAACATTCCAGGACGCGGCGAAGGACAAGAAAATCGCACACTGGGTCGTCGTGACTCCATACGATCTCGCAACATTTCAAGATGAACTACCCGCCTTGCCCTGGCGAAGCCCAACGATCAGCAATTACACGTGGGACCATACCTGGATTGAGCAGCTCCTTCGCAAATGTCCCCCTCTCCTTGCCCGCTATTACCCCGAAGAAGCTCGTGCCTATCTGCCGGGCTACGACGGCACCGACTTTGGCACACTGGCGACACGTTATCGAAGGAAACTAACAAGCTTTCACGATCGGCTAAAAACATTTGGAATTCCACCTGAAGCCCGCCCACGTGAAAGCCGTATCGAGCTTCCCCTCGCGGAGCTTTTCATTCCGCTCCGTCTTGTCCCGGAAAAGAACAATGCAGAATCATTGAACTTCGCACGTGCTCTAAGCGAAAGCAAGAATGGCGTCGTGCTTGCAGATCCCGGAATGGGCAAGTCCACGCTGCTGGCGTATTTGGCGCTCGTCTTCGCCGGTGGGGTCCCCTTCCCGGGTTTTACCCCTACACCGCGCACGGTCCCAATGCACATCTCGCTGCGCGATTTCGTGCGACGCCAAAAGCAGCAGCCTGGCCTTTCGTTCCTCGATTACCTGGAAATCGATGCCCGCGAGCGATTCGGTTTGTCAAGCATGCACCGCGCGTTTTTCGAAGCGACATTGCGCATGGGCGAAGCGGTCGTGCTGCTCGATGGTCTCGACGAAGTGGGCAATGAAACGGCTCGACACGCCCTTGCGGCATATATTCGCGCTTTCCAAGCCGAATACCCCGAAAGTCGCTTTTGGGTCACGTCGCGCATTTACGGATATACCGAAAACGTCAGGCTCCCAGAGACGTTTGACCATTACCGCATCGCGCGCCTCGACGACACGCAAATCAACGATTTTGTTACGCGCTGGTACGAGCATCAAATCGGTGAACCGCAAGAAGCAGCCGCGCAAGCCAAGTCACTCCAGGCCGCGATACGTCGAACGCCCGGTGTAAAACGTTTAGCCGGTAATCCGCTCTTGCTCACGCTGATGGCCTTCATTCACCAGGGTTTGCGCCGATTGCCTAAAGACCGCGGCGAGCTGTACGACAAATGCATCGACATGCTCCTCAAGACCTGGGAGGAAGCCAAAGTCGGCGATGGGGAGAACCCGAGGAGTATCAAGGGACTCGCCCTCAATGAGTCGACTCAAAAAGACTACCTCGCCCATTTGGCCTTTTTCATTCAGCAAAAAAATCAGGGCGGAGAAGATGAAGAAGCGCGCGGTCTCGTCTCTCGGCGCGAAGCGGTCGATGCATTGGCACGGCGACATCTCGTGCGAGCGCGTCGCGAACGCCCCGAGCTGACCGATATCGAAGCTCGCGATGAAATGTCAACGTTCCTTGACTATGTTTGTGATGGAACGGGATTGCTCTTGGATCGCGGCAACGATCAGATCTCGTTCATTCACTTGTCGTTTCAAGAATACCTTGCCGCATGGGTATTTCTTTGCGGGACCGATCTTCCCAAAGGGCCCGAGTTTTTCCTCGAACACCTGGGCGATCCTGCATGGGAAGAAGTACTGCTCTTGCGGCTGTATATCGTGCTTCTCGGAGGCGGCGGCGGAGAAGCGGAGTTCGATCAAATTGTCGGAGCCATTTTGCGAGCGCTCGAGCGGAAGAGCAGTCCCGAAGGATGGTTGACGCTGGTGCGGGCCATTCGGGACGATCTCGAATTTCGCGAGGGAGACCGAAAAGAGATCTTGCGGCGGGCCATTGGATTCTGGTTGCAGGCGCCAGCGTTCCCCGGCACGTGGTTTGAATCGCTGGAAGAAGTGCGGCTGTTTGGCGAACGCACACGGGATATTCTGCGTAAGCTGATTGCTGAAATGCGGATCCAGGCGCGAGAGCCAGGGGAAGTGATTCACCTGCTGCGCCTGGAATCTTTTCTTTATGCTTTTCCCAATGACGCGGTAGAATGGTTGCAAAGGCGCTCGGACCTGCCTGATCTGCTTGTGGATCTCATTTTCTTCTTCGACGAAGAACCCTCAATTCAACCCTTGCTCGCCAAACATGCGAAACAGATAGATCTTGTGCGCGGGGTGGGAATCCGGGATTGGGCTTTCATATATCGAGTGACCGTGCGCTGGATGGTGAATCCTCCATCAGTGGCGGCGACAGAAGCGGCCACGGCAGTGCTTTGGAACCGGATTCTCACGAAGTCGCCTAGGGTAGCGCCAAACGATTCGAGCAGTTTCAATCAGACACGGCTGAAACTGGTCGAAAGCGCAACATCTGCCTGGGAAAGGCATTGCAAAACGTTGACGAATCCGTCCGGTCTCACGGCAGCGCTTGTCATTGCGAATGCTGCCTTTGCGACACTGTTTACAGGTTGCGAATACAAGCTCCCGTTCCCCCCGGACATTAGGGATCCGTTCGTCCACTTTTCGCATCTGCTCTATGAACGGTGCATTTCACGTAATCCCGAGACAAACGCGGACGCCATCAAGCACGTGCTTGCCAATCCCGCCCCCGAGCTCCGTCCGCTGCTCGAAGCCGTAGATCTCATCAAGCCCACCCATGCCGCATCGGAAACGGTTCGCCCCACTGTAACGACCGAATCCCCTGCCCCCAAAGAATCGCCCAAAGAGCACGTCCTCTTTTCGTGGATTCACCTCTCCGACATGCATTTCGGCCATCGGAACACGAGCCACCAATGGGACCAAAAACTCGTGCTCGATTCGCTCCATCGCGATATCACCCGATTGAACGAACGCGATATCCCCACACCGGAATGCATCCTCCTCACCGGCGATATCGCTTTCAGCGGCAGCACCGAGCAATATGCCGATGCCGCCGTTTGGCTCGACAAGGTAGCCTCCACGCTGGCCATCACGCGCGACCGCATCTTCGTCGTCCCCGGTAATCACGACGTCGATCGCAATGTCGACCGCAAGGACCGCAATGTGGCACGCCTCATCCGAGGCCTGCGCGATGGAGACGACCTCGTCGACGACATCCTCGAAAACGCCGACGATCGCGCGCTCCTCGCATCACGTTTGGCAGCATATCTCGCATTCGCCGCCGGCTATCCATCCGTACAAGCACCCGACCCACTTTTTTGGGCCCACGCATTCGTCTCGACCCATGGACTTCCCGTGCGCATCATTGGTTTGCCCACGGCACTACTCGCCGCCGGAGACATCGACCACGGCAAGCTGCGTTTGGGCAAAAAGCCGCTCGCGTCCACATTGAACGACGCGCACAAAGACCGCGAGCTCGTCCTGGTTCTCACGCATCATCCCTTGCGCGGTGGATGGCTCGCCGATCAACGCGACACGGATAGCTGGGTGCAAAGCCGCGCGCACGTGCACCTTTTTGGCCACGTTCACGAATCCGATTCCGAGTTTGCTCGATCAGGATCCGGCGCAGGCATTCTGCGCATTGCTGCCGGTGCCGTTCACGGCGATGTGCTCCCGCCCGGAATACCGGCAAGTCATGGGTACAGTGTCGGCACCGTCATTGCCAATGCCGAGGGGAAGTTGCGATTGCGTATCTGGCCGCGGCTCTGGTCGGAGCAAAACAAGGAATTCCGCGTCGACGTAAACAATGTCCCCGAAGGACAACCCTACGCCGAGCACTCGCTCGATGGTCGTCTGCGGTTCGAGGCTTCTCCCAAATCCTGA
- a CDS encoding alkaline phosphatase family protein — MNHPLPICGSYYTDFGILHLSLVGDSVEGTYTHHDGHVKGTLRDGSISGTWVQRGNAVEGTFQFDFDHGANHFQGQWTATDGRSGTWNGVRLRLPQENEGGFPGGWGSHSAGPLLAGPMIGEVGERDARIWVQARGTSPLTLVVESADGQTRRIVRSPEWGDWSCIVFHVDDLRPDATHSYWLENEHGQTPVYPLPLAPSASARAVRIAIGSCFKWYWRQDLPIFDSIANERPECFVMLGDNTYYGAPDWQTEHTMMLAQLRARNNPSLARIIAQFPTLGVWDDHDFGPNDADSRFPGKDMSMRAFRRSWANARWGTSGIAGLFSSVRVGPAELFLLDSRWYRNASAKTLLGKEQLEWLIDALTQSDAAMKIVASPTQVLAEAAVRKQWECFRLNAPGELDFLLREIENRNIRGVVFVSGDLHMANLFHCEGRRLPGGFGPDFWELTASPLANEPWMESIDDEDPGLVSECIDSCNYGIVDIDLDRVGAEVRLICKNERGEVLFEQPVALDTLGIR; from the coding sequence ATGAATCATCCGCTACCAATCTGCGGTTCCTATTACACCGATTTCGGCATTCTTCATCTCTCGCTCGTTGGCGACAGCGTCGAAGGGACGTACACGCATCACGACGGCCATGTCAAAGGAACGCTGCGCGATGGCAGTATTTCAGGCACGTGGGTACAGCGTGGAAACGCCGTCGAGGGAACATTCCAATTCGACTTCGACCACGGGGCCAATCATTTTCAAGGTCAATGGACTGCCACGGACGGACGCAGTGGCACGTGGAATGGCGTGCGACTTCGATTGCCGCAAGAAAATGAAGGCGGCTTTCCTGGCGGATGGGGCAGTCATTCGGCAGGCCCGCTGCTTGCCGGCCCGATGATTGGCGAAGTGGGTGAACGTGACGCGCGGATTTGGGTCCAAGCTCGAGGCACGTCGCCCTTGACGCTGGTGGTCGAATCGGCCGATGGGCAAACGCGTCGTATCGTGCGCTCGCCGGAATGGGGCGACTGGTCATGCATCGTCTTCCATGTCGATGATTTACGCCCCGACGCTACGCATTCGTATTGGCTGGAAAATGAACATGGCCAAACGCCGGTCTACCCGCTTCCTCTTGCCCCGTCCGCGAGTGCCCGGGCCGTGCGGATCGCCATTGGTTCGTGCTTCAAATGGTATTGGCGCCAAGACTTGCCCATTTTCGATTCCATCGCGAACGAGCGCCCCGAGTGCTTCGTCATGCTTGGTGACAACACCTATTATGGGGCTCCTGATTGGCAAACCGAGCATACGATGATGCTGGCGCAGCTACGTGCACGCAACAACCCATCGCTCGCGCGAATCATTGCGCAATTCCCAACGCTTGGCGTGTGGGACGACCATGATTTTGGCCCGAACGACGCGGACAGTCGTTTTCCCGGCAAGGACATGTCGATGCGCGCATTTCGTCGCTCGTGGGCCAATGCTCGGTGGGGCACGTCCGGTATCGCGGGCCTATTTTCGTCCGTGCGCGTGGGACCGGCGGAGCTCTTTCTCCTCGATAGTCGTTGGTACAGGAACGCGTCGGCCAAGACGCTGCTTGGCAAAGAGCAGCTCGAGTGGCTCATCGATGCGCTGACGCAGAGCGACGCTGCCATGAAAATCGTCGCGTCACCGACGCAGGTTTTGGCTGAAGCGGCGGTTCGCAAGCAATGGGAATGCTTTCGCCTCAACGCGCCTGGCGAGCTCGACTTTCTTTTACGCGAAATTGAAAATCGCAACATCCGTGGCGTCGTTTTCGTGAGCGGCGATCTGCACATGGCAAACCTTTTCCATTGCGAAGGGCGCAGGTTGCCGGGTGGATTCGGGCCGGACTTTTGGGAGCTGACGGCGAGCCCTCTTGCGAATGAGCCATGGATGGAATCGATTGACGACGAAGACCCGGGGCTCGTCTCCGAATGCATCGATAGTTGCAATTATGGCATCGTCGACATCGATCTCGACCGCGTGGGGGCCGAGGTGCGCTTGATATGCAAAAACGAACGCGGTGAAGTGTTATTCGAGCAGCCCGTGGCTCTCGACACGCTCGGCATACGTTGA
- a CDS encoding chloride channel protein, which yields MGNLYKRLDTEQRALHDSWDNVVRVMIVVTMMSVVVWAACAALRFVVHAASDHLLHAASSATTWRPWAVLLAVLALGGLLRGALLRRPGWEETAGDGLDVALSNYHCTYEHAGDDPQPRFDRPAFGLALRKIVATALTLATGGSGGLEAPVVVVGEAIGAGSARIFRTRSEHELRTYQLAGIAAAVTTLLGAPFTGALFAIEFAYGDRIIYRKFAYALLGGMVAYALNQRFVGLEPLFVAPQHARVYSLAEYGMTALVAIAVSAPVALGFGILMRQTEVLVSKINPMFRGAAGAVGTGLVALVLFYAAHMKAHHVLGMGEHTLVELLRPGTQFPIYVLALALVGKAITTGLTIRSGGSAGLLIPSMFLGGVSGAMTGEALRTSGLIPDVDIALFVVVGIASSLVAVVGVPLAAIALVLEVFGAAYGPPAILACGVTYVLTLRIRIYGNQRMSPDPEADETGAYDDSSRDAAEPRRPSDPLNVASDQAKENPSA from the coding sequence ATGGGAAACCTTTACAAGAGACTCGATACGGAGCAGCGGGCACTGCACGATTCATGGGACAACGTCGTCCGCGTGATGATCGTCGTCACCATGATGTCCGTGGTCGTCTGGGCGGCGTGTGCTGCGCTCCGTTTCGTCGTGCACGCGGCGTCCGATCACCTTTTGCATGCGGCGTCTTCGGCCACCACATGGCGACCTTGGGCCGTGTTGCTCGCGGTGCTCGCGCTGGGTGGTCTCTTGCGGGGCGCGCTTTTGCGCCGTCCGGGTTGGGAAGAAACCGCCGGCGATGGCCTCGATGTTGCGCTATCGAACTACCATTGCACGTACGAGCACGCGGGAGACGACCCTCAGCCGCGTTTCGATCGGCCTGCGTTTGGCCTTGCTCTACGCAAAATCGTCGCGACCGCGCTCACGCTCGCCACGGGAGGCTCCGGCGGCCTCGAAGCGCCGGTCGTCGTCGTTGGCGAAGCGATTGGCGCTGGCAGCGCGCGCATTTTTCGCACGCGATCCGAGCACGAGCTGCGCACGTATCAGCTCGCGGGCATTGCGGCAGCGGTCACCACGCTGCTCGGTGCACCCTTCACGGGCGCGTTGTTTGCCATTGAATTCGCCTATGGCGATCGCATCATCTATCGCAAGTTCGCTTATGCATTGCTCGGTGGCATGGTCGCTTATGCGCTAAATCAGCGTTTCGTCGGCCTGGAACCGCTTTTCGTCGCGCCTCAACATGCCCGCGTCTATTCGCTCGCCGAATATGGCATGACGGCGCTCGTCGCCATTGCCGTCAGCGCTCCCGTTGCCCTTGGATTCGGTATCCTCATGCGCCAAACCGAAGTCCTCGTGAGCAAGATCAACCCGATGTTTCGCGGCGCAGCGGGAGCGGTGGGAACGGGGCTCGTGGCGCTCGTCCTCTTTTATGCAGCGCACATGAAAGCGCATCACGTGCTCGGCATGGGCGAGCACACGCTCGTCGAATTGCTCCGCCCCGGCACGCAGTTTCCCATTTACGTTCTCGCCCTGGCGCTCGTGGGCAAAGCCATTACCACGGGACTCACGATTCGTTCTGGAGGGTCCGCGGGCCTTTTGATTCCGTCGATGTTCCTCGGCGGCGTTTCGGGGGCCATGACCGGGGAAGCATTGCGCACGAGCGGGCTCATTCCCGATGTCGACATTGCGCTCTTCGTCGTCGTGGGCATTGCGTCGTCGCTGGTTGCCGTGGTCGGCGTTCCGCTCGCCGCCATTGCATTGGTGCTCGAAGTGTTCGGTGCGGCGTATGGTCCGCCCGCGATCCTCGCGTGCGGCGTTACCTACGTGCTCACGCTTCGCATTCGTATTTATGGCAATCAGCGCATGTCGCCGGATCCCGAAGCCGACGAAACGGGGGCCTACGACGACAGCTCGCGCGATGCGGCGGAACCGAGGCGACCGAGTGATCCACTGAACGTTGCTTCGGATCAAGCCAAGGAAAACCCTTCCGCCTGA
- a CDS encoding sugar porter family MFS transporter, which yields MKERAGGKLGHVLAIVVAAALGGFLFGFDTAVINGAVPVLQKMFMAAGEPGRIPFNLGLPATRAAADFWIGLSVAMALAGAAFGAFFAGPIADAIGRKKSMVIAAALLFVSALGSGVPFTIWDFTLWRIIGGLGFGAASVLAPAYIAEVSPADKRGRLGSLQQLAIVTGIFIALTSNYALARAAGGAGQPWWFGPAAWQWMFWMEAIPALVWGVLALRIPESPRYLVAQNRDGEALVVLGKILGAEQAPGKVEEIHQSLRRGHKPRMSDLLAKSGGLLPIVWLGIGLSVFQQLVGINVVFYYSNLLWQLVGFGEERALLLTVIGGATNVATTFIAIALVDRVGRKALLIAGSAGMFVSLSVMAYVLGSAPMSAEGLPRLGESAGLVALVSLNVFVFSFGFSWGPVVWVMLGEMFSNQIRGAALAVAAAAQWITNFLVSLTFPTMASVFGLGASYGFYAFAALLSLFFVVAWIPETKGKELEQMGEFETGRPPPD from the coding sequence ATGAAAGAACGGGCCGGCGGGAAACTGGGACATGTCCTGGCAATTGTCGTGGCCGCCGCGCTCGGCGGCTTTCTTTTTGGCTTCGACACCGCAGTCATCAATGGCGCCGTGCCCGTTCTTCAAAAAATGTTCATGGCGGCCGGCGAGCCGGGCCGCATTCCCTTCAACCTGGGGCTGCCTGCCACCCGTGCGGCGGCGGATTTCTGGATCGGGCTCTCCGTCGCCATGGCGCTCGCCGGCGCTGCGTTCGGCGCGTTCTTCGCCGGGCCCATTGCCGATGCGATCGGACGAAAAAAGAGCATGGTGATTGCCGCAGCCCTGCTCTTCGTCAGCGCGCTCGGCTCCGGGGTGCCTTTTACCATTTGGGACTTCACGCTTTGGCGAATCATCGGCGGCTTGGGATTCGGTGCGGCAAGCGTGCTAGCGCCAGCATACATTGCCGAGGTCTCGCCGGCGGACAAGCGTGGCCGGCTCGGCTCGCTCCAGCAGCTCGCCATCGTGACGGGCATTTTCATCGCACTCACGAGCAATTATGCGCTCGCCCGGGCCGCTGGAGGTGCAGGGCAACCATGGTGGTTCGGCCCGGCCGCATGGCAATGGATGTTCTGGATGGAAGCCATCCCGGCCCTCGTCTGGGGCGTGCTCGCCCTACGCATTCCGGAATCGCCACGATACCTGGTGGCGCAAAATCGAGATGGCGAGGCGCTCGTCGTGCTCGGCAAAATTCTCGGCGCCGAACAAGCGCCTGGCAAGGTCGAGGAGATTCACCAGAGCCTGCGTCGCGGGCACAAACCACGCATGAGCGATCTATTGGCGAAAAGCGGTGGCCTCTTGCCCATCGTTTGGCTCGGCATTGGCCTGAGCGTGTTCCAGCAGCTCGTGGGCATCAATGTGGTGTTTTATTATTCGAACCTGCTCTGGCAACTCGTGGGGTTTGGCGAAGAACGCGCGCTGCTGCTCACCGTCATCGGCGGAGCGACGAACGTGGCCACGACCTTCATCGCCATTGCACTCGTCGATCGCGTCGGGCGGAAAGCATTGCTCATCGCAGGATCGGCGGGCATGTTCGTCTCCCTGTCGGTCATGGCCTACGTACTCGGGAGCGCGCCGATGTCCGCCGAAGGGCTACCGAGGCTCGGGGAATCCGCGGGGCTCGTGGCCCTCGTTTCACTCAATGTATTCGTATTTTCATTTGGGTTTTCCTGGGGCCCCGTCGTATGGGTCATGCTGGGCGAAATGTTCAGCAACCAAATCCGTGGCGCAGCCCTCGCCGTCGCCGCGGCGGCGCAATGGATCACCAATTTTTTGGTATCGCTCACGTTCCCCACCATGGCCTCGGTCTTCGGACTCGGTGCATCCTACGGATTTTATGCATTCGCAGCGCTCCTCTCCTTGTTTTTCGTCGTCGCATGGATCCCCGAAACCAAAGGTAAAGAGCTCGAGCAAATGGGTGAATTCGAGACGGGCCGGCCCCCGCCCGATTGA